In Streptomyces paludis, the genomic stretch GGAGACCGCCGAGAAGGTCGCCGTACCGCTCCAGCCGGGCGGCGATGTCGCCGAGCCGGAAGACGAGCCGTCCCGCGTCCCCGGAATCCCCGCAGCCGGCGATCTCGTCCCAGGTCACCGGCGTGGAGACGGTCGGTTCCGGCCGGGCGCGCAGGGTGTAGGGGGCCGCGGTCGTCTTGGCGGCGGCGTTCTGGCTGAAGTCGACGAAGACCTTCCCGGGCCGCAGCGCCCGCCCCATCCGGTGGACGACCAGCTCCGGCATCGCCTGCTCCGCCTCGACGGCCAGGGTCCTCGCGTACGCCGAGACCGTCTCGGACGGCGTACGGACCAGCGGTACGAGCACATGCAGCCCCTTCGCGCCCGAGGTCTTCGCGTACGCCTCCAGACCGTCCGCGCCGAGCCGTCCGCGCAGCCAGCGCGCGACCGCGCAGCACTCGACGACGGTGGCGGGCGCGCCGGGGTCGAGGTCGAGGAGAAGCCGGTCGGCATGGCCGGGCGCCTCCGTACGCCACTGGTGGGTGTGGAACTCCACGACCAGGTTCGCTGCCCACATCAGCGCCGCGAGACCGGTCACGACCACCTGCCGGCCGCTGTCGGCGGATTTGCGCGGCACCTCCGCCACCTCCACCCAGCCGGGGGTGCCGGGCGGCGGGTTCTTGGTGAAGAAGCGCTGGCCGTCGGGGCCGTCGGGGTAGCGCAGGAAGGAGACGGGCCGGCCGGCGAGATGGGCCAGCAGAGGGGCGGCCGTACGGGCGTAATAGTGCAGAACCTCGCCCTTGGTGGTGCCGGTGGCGGCGTACAGCACCTTGTCCAGATTGCTGAGCGCCAGGCTCCGCCCCTCCACCTCTGTGATAGGCGTCATACGATGAGAATCCCATGATTGTGTGACGAAAGGGATGGAACGTGCGATCCATATGGAACGGCGCGATCTCCTTCGGGCTGGTCAGCATCCCGATCAAGCTGGTCAACGCCACCGAGAACCACTCGATCTCCTTCCGTCAGATCCACAAGGAGGACGGCGGCCGGATCCGCTACCGCAAGGTCTGCGAGCTGGACGGCGAGGAGGTGGCGGCGCCGGACATCGGCAAGGCGTACGAGGACCCGGGCGGCGTGATGATCCCGATCACCGAGGACGACCTGGCGGCGCTGCCGCTGCCGACGGCGAAGACGATCGAGATCGTGGCGTTCGTCCCGGCGGCGTCGATCGATCCCCTCCAGATGGACACGGCGTACTACCTCTCCGCGAGCGGCGTGCCGGCGGCCAAGCCGTACACGCTGCTGCGCGAGGCCCTGAAGCGCAGCCGGAAGGTCGCGATCGCCAAGTTCGCCCTGCGGGGGCGGGAGCGGCTGGGCATGCTCCGGGTCGTCGACGACGTCATCGTCATGCACGGCCTGCTCTGGCCGGACGAGATCCGCGCCCCCGAGGGCGTCGCGCCCGAGACCGAGGTGACGGTACGGGACGCCGAACTCGACCTGGCCGACGCCCTGATGGACACCCTGGGCTCGGTCGAACTCGACACCCTCCACGATGACTACCGCGAGGCCGTCGAGGAACTCATCGCCGCCAAGGCCGAGGGCGCCCCGGCCCCGCGCCCCACCGAGCCCGCGTCCGGCGGCGGCCGGGTCATCGACCTGATGGCGGCGCTGGAGAACAGCGTCAGGGCGGCGAAGGAGGCGAGGGGCGAAGCGGGCGCGGCATCCGACACGGCCGAGGTGGCCGACGTCACCCGCCTCCCGACGAAGAAGAAGACCACGCCCGCCAAGCGCACGGCCAAGAAGGCGGCAACCAAGAAGACCACCGCGAAGAAACCCCCCACCCCCCGCCCCAAACGCACCTCCGCCTGACCCCCCACAGCCTCCCGGCGGCCCTCCCCACCACCCCGGAATACCGTTCACGGCCACCCCGCCGGAGCTGGTAGTGTTTCCTTCGTCGCCAAGCAACACGGACGACAGGCAACACGCCCCCGTAGCTCAGGGGATAGAGCATCGGCCTCCGGAGCCGGGTGCGCAGGTTCGAATCCTGCCGGGGGCACTTCGCAAGAAGTGCCGGAAAGACCTCGCCTTCAGCCATCGCGCTGAACGCGGGGTCTTTTGCTTGCCACGCCCGGATCGCTGAGGCGCCCCCTCTCGGTGGCGCGCCTCGGCGACCTGAGGCCCGGAGAACCCTCCCGTCACGTCGCGGCGGATCTCACGTCATGCCGACCAGAGTTCCCGCATGCGTTCCCGCCTCTCCAGCGAAGCGGGCAGGCGCCGGAAGCCGCTGGTCGGCTCGCGGTGGATGACATCGATTCCGTACCGGTGCAGCAGTTCTACATCAGCGCGTGCTGGTTCGAGGGGGAACAGCGCTCCGAGTCGCTCCACCGGCCGCGGACTGTGCGGAGCGTAATCCAGCAACTGGGACAGGGCCTGGCGAGTGTGGAGACGCGTGGGTTTGCTCTTGGCCTCGATCAATTCGGTGCCCTTTGTGTCCGATACGTAGATGTCGCTTATTCCCGAAGGGCAGTAGAAGCGAATCGGAGTGCGGCCCTGAGCGATCAGGTGTTGCCTGAATTCA encodes the following:
- the ku gene encoding non-homologous end joining protein Ku produces the protein MRSIWNGAISFGLVSIPIKLVNATENHSISFRQIHKEDGGRIRYRKVCELDGEEVAAPDIGKAYEDPGGVMIPITEDDLAALPLPTAKTIEIVAFVPAASIDPLQMDTAYYLSASGVPAAKPYTLLREALKRSRKVAIAKFALRGRERLGMLRVVDDVIVMHGLLWPDEIRAPEGVAPETEVTVRDAELDLADALMDTLGSVELDTLHDDYREAVEELIAAKAEGAPAPRPTEPASGGGRVIDLMAALENSVRAAKEARGEAGAASDTAEVADVTRLPTKKKTTPAKRTAKKAATKKTTAKKPPTPRPKRTSA
- the ligD gene encoding non-homologous end-joining DNA ligase, coding for MTPITEVEGRSLALSNLDKVLYAATGTTKGEVLHYYARTAAPLLAHLAGRPVSFLRYPDGPDGQRFFTKNPPPGTPGWVEVAEVPRKSADSGRQVVVTGLAALMWAANLVVEFHTHQWRTEAPGHADRLLLDLDPGAPATVVECCAVARWLRGRLGADGLEAYAKTSGAKGLHVLVPLVRTPSETVSAYARTLAVEAEQAMPELVVHRMGRALRPGKVFVDFSQNAAAKTTAAPYTLRARPEPTVSTPVTWDEIAGCGDSGDAGRLVFRLGDIAARLERYGDLLGGLLDPERARPLPVFAS